CTGCAGGACCTGCGGCACCCCGGTGAGGTGGTCGAGCTGCGCGGTGCGCTCGCGCAGCGCGGCCTGCTGGGCACGGTGCACGCCTACCTCGACGAGGCCGCCGTCATGGCGGCCAGCGACGCGCCGTTCGAGGTGCTCGGGCACCTCGACTACCCGCTGCGGTACTGGCCGGCCGGGGCCGGCCCGCTGCCCTGGGACGACCTCGAGGAGCGCGTCCGCCACGTGCTCTCCGTGCTGGCGAGCTCCGGACGAGCGCTGGAGGTCAACACCCGACGGCCGATGGAGGTGCAGGTCGTGCGGTGGTGGCACGAGGTGGGCGGCCAGGCGGTCTCCTTCGGCAGCGACGCCCACCGCCCCGAGGACCTGGCCGTGCGCTGGCGCGAGGTCGCCGACGCGGTCAGCTCAGCCGGCTTCCGGCCGACGGCCGACCCGACCTCGTTCTGGTCCCGCGCCTGACGCTGGGTCTGGCGTCGGACGAGGAGCACGCACCGAACGGTCAGGGGACGAGGAAGTCCTCCACCTGCAGGTCGTAGGCGACGAAGGGGCGCAGGCTCGGGGCCAGCTCCAGCACGAGGTCCCTGACGGCGGGGGCGGCGTCGGGGGTGAGCTCCAGCAGGGCGGCCGTCTCGGTGGTCTCGGCGCGCGGTGGTCCCGTCCAGGCCGACTCCGGGAGCAGCGCGGCGATCCGCTCGATGCAGTCGTCGAGGACGAGACCGGGCTCCGCCGGTCGCTCCTCGAGGGCCACGAGCTGGCCCTCGACCGCGCCCGGCCACAGGTGCGGCTCGTCGGGCGGCAGGAACAGCAGGACGTCGTAGGACACACACGCCTCCTCACCCACGTGGACGGGGAGCCCCGCCGTGCGGACGCTCCCGTGCGCAGCACCCCCATCCTCCTACCGGAGGACGGGACCGGCTGCCTCAGCGGGGCTGGAGCGCCGGGTAGCTGGGGTGCAGGCGGTCGCGGCCGTCGCCGCGCACCCGCGAGCGCAGGGTGCCGGTCTTCACGGCCGGGTCGTACAGGCCCCGCGCGGTGAGGGCGGGCACGGCGAGCTCGGCGAAGTCCTCCAGGGTCCCGGGGCTGAGCAGCGGGTTGAGGATAAGGCCGTCGAGCCCGGCGGCGGCCGCGTGCTCGCCCATGGCGTCGGCGACCTGGTCGGGGGTGCCGACGAAGAAGAGGTCGCCGCCGCGCGCCACCGAGGAGAAGCGCTGGCGGACCTCGCCGGCGGTCAGCGGCGGGGACCCGGGCCCTGCCTTGAGCACGTAGCTGGACAGGCCGTTGGTGACCGTGCTGAGCGGCTCGTCGTCGGCGTAGCGGGAGAGGTCGATGCCGGTGTCGCCGGAGTAGGAGACCAGCTGGGCGCGCAGGCGGTAGGTGCTCTGCAGGTCTTCGTGCTTGGCCTGCGCCTCCGCCTCGGTGCGCCCGACCACCACGCGGGCCAGGGCCAGGGCCCGCAGGTCGCCCGGGTCGCGGCCGAGCGCCGCGGCGCGGCCGCGGACGTCGTCGAGGCCGCCGCGGATCTTCACGGGGTCGGCCACCGGCAGCAGCAGCACCTCGCCGTGGCGGGCGCCGAACTCCCGGCCGCGCGGCGACCAGCCGGCCTGGAAGAGCACCGGGGTGCGCTGGGGGGACGGTGAGGTGAGGGCAGGGCCGTGCACGCGGAAGTGCTCGCCGTCGTGGTGGACCGCTCGCACGGAGCCCGGCCGGGCCCAGGTGGCGCCGGCCTTGTCGGCGACCACGGCGTCGTCGTCCCAGGAGGTCTCCCACAGCTGGTGGGTGACGTGGAGGAACTCGTCGGCGCGGCCGTACCGGTCGGCGTGGGCGAGCTGGGCCTCCAGGCCGAAGCTGCGGGCGGCGCTCTCCAGGTAGCTGGTGACGACGTTCCAGCCGATGCGGCCACCGGTGAGGTGGTCGAGCGTGGCGAAGCGCCGGGCCAGGGAGAACGGGTGCTCGTAGGTGGTGGAGGCGGTCACCACGAAGGCGAGGTCGCGCGCCACCTCGGCGAGCGCGGGCACGTAGGCGAAGGGGTCGTTGGCGGGGGCCTCGACGGCCTCGCCGATGGCGGCGTCCAGCGACCCCTCGTAGACGTCGTAGAGGCCGAGCACGTCGGCGAGGAACAGCGCGTGCAGACCGGCCTGCTGGGCGGTGGTGGCGACGTGGCGCCACCTGTCGAGGCTGTTGACGCCGACGCGGTCGTCGGTGGGGTGCGTCCACAGGCCGGGGGCGCCCCCGCAGCC
This portion of the Quadrisphaera setariae genome encodes:
- a CDS encoding PHP domain-containing protein, with product MAEDDDRGSAQWADARWPADDHVHSQYSWDAHSGDLEATCARAVQLGLPAISFTEHVDFGAWQPPPGGWTWNGAVRGRMDDHGRFMSAPLEVQAYVEEVERCRHLFPGLRIRCGIELSEGHRFPDEVAELAGWGFERVVGSLHALQDLRHPGEVVELRGALAQRGLLGTVHAYLDEAAVMAASDAPFEVLGHLDYPLRYWPAGAGPLPWDDLEERVRHVLSVLASSGRALEVNTRRPMEVQVVRWWHEVGGQAVSFGSDAHRPEDLAVRWREVADAVSSAGFRPTADPTSFWSRA
- a CDS encoding NtaA/DmoA family FMN-dependent monooxygenase (This protein belongs to a clade of FMN-dependent monooxygenases, within a broader family of flavin-dependent oxidoreductases, the luciferase-like monooxygenase (LMM) family, some of whose members use coenzyme F420 rather than FMN.), which codes for MSAPRPLVVALYEQASVGCGGAPGLWTHPTDDRVGVNSLDRWRHVATTAQQAGLHALFLADVLGLYDVYEGSLDAAIGEAVEAPANDPFAYVPALAEVARDLAFVVTASTTYEHPFSLARRFATLDHLTGGRIGWNVVTSYLESAARSFGLEAQLAHADRYGRADEFLHVTHQLWETSWDDDAVVADKAGATWARPGSVRAVHHDGEHFRVHGPALTSPSPQRTPVLFQAGWSPRGREFGARHGEVLLLPVADPVKIRGGLDDVRGRAAALGRDPGDLRALALARVVVGRTEAEAQAKHEDLQSTYRLRAQLVSYSGDTGIDLSRYADDEPLSTVTNGLSSYVLKAGPGSPPLTAGEVRQRFSSVARGGDLFFVGTPDQVADAMGEHAAAAGLDGLILNPLLSPGTLEDFAELAVPALTARGLYDPAVKTGTLRSRVRGDGRDRLHPSYPALQPR